From Deinococcus aerolatus, one genomic window encodes:
- a CDS encoding GmrSD restriction endonuclease domain-containing protein produces the protein MPPQRYSVTPQPIETLLTWIKSGEIAIPEIQRPFVWDATKVRNLLDSLYRGYPVGYLIAWKNPDVKLKNGRTSEGKRILIDGQQRVTALMASLLGQSVLTKDYQSVKLRIAFHPLEEKFEVTNPAIQKDPAWLHDISNIFAPDADLFEIAQAYLGVNPGQTTKLVFARLQQLLKLVNNQVGIIELASDLDIETVTEIFIRVNSEGVALSQADFVMSKIAANETYGGNTLRKAIDYFCHLAEHPGFLSTVEKDTAFTSSDFYPKMKWLSNVVDDIYGPSYTDMLRVAFTSQFGRGRLQDLVALLSGRNFETKQHEDAIAEASFASLSHGIHQFINETHFKRFTMIIRSAGFISSRLISSQNALNAAYVVYIHGRAKGTPPEQLESLVRRWYALSILTGRYSGSSESAFDRDIRQINERGLATHIGEVISATLTDSFWTELLPQQMDTSSGNSPFFLAYQAAQVKANDRGFLSQDLTVQDLLLHKVDVHHTYPADFLKNQGLNKGKYNQIANFVLAQSEINIAIGNTDPQIYFERLKKQVTGGTPEKTYGGITDEAELRANLRVHCIPETMLDDPSMPYQTFLQQRRKLMALKLQAWFGRL, from the coding sequence ATGCCCCCACAACGCTATTCCGTCACCCCACAGCCCATTGAGACCCTGCTGACCTGGATCAAGTCCGGTGAGATCGCCATTCCCGAGATTCAGCGCCCGTTCGTGTGGGACGCCACCAAAGTCAGGAACCTGCTCGACTCGCTGTACAGGGGCTACCCGGTGGGCTACCTGATTGCCTGGAAGAACCCGGACGTGAAGCTCAAGAACGGCAGGACCTCCGAAGGCAAGCGCATCCTGATCGACGGGCAGCAGCGGGTCACGGCGCTGATGGCCTCCTTGCTGGGCCAGTCGGTGCTGACCAAGGATTATCAGAGCGTCAAGCTGCGGATCGCCTTTCACCCGCTGGAAGAGAAGTTCGAGGTCACCAACCCTGCCATCCAGAAAGATCCCGCGTGGTTGCACGACATCTCCAACATCTTCGCGCCAGATGCCGACCTTTTCGAAATTGCCCAGGCCTACCTTGGCGTTAACCCTGGACAGACCACGAAACTGGTCTTTGCGCGCTTGCAGCAACTCTTGAAGCTCGTCAACAACCAGGTGGGCATCATTGAACTCGCCAGTGATCTGGACATCGAGACCGTGACCGAGATCTTCATCCGCGTGAACTCCGAGGGCGTGGCGCTGTCGCAGGCGGACTTCGTGATGTCCAAGATCGCCGCGAACGAGACCTATGGCGGCAACACCCTGCGCAAGGCCATCGACTACTTCTGCCACCTGGCCGAACACCCCGGCTTCCTCAGCACCGTCGAGAAAGACACGGCCTTCACCAGCTCCGACTTCTATCCCAAGATGAAGTGGCTGAGCAACGTTGTGGACGACATCTATGGCCCCAGCTACACCGACATGCTGCGGGTGGCCTTCACCAGCCAGTTCGGGCGGGGCCGCCTGCAGGACCTGGTGGCGCTGCTGTCGGGGCGCAACTTCGAGACCAAGCAGCACGAGGACGCCATCGCTGAGGCGTCGTTCGCCAGCCTGAGCCACGGCATCCACCAGTTCATCAACGAGACGCACTTCAAGCGCTTCACCATGATCATCCGCTCGGCGGGCTTCATCAGCTCCCGCCTGATCAGCAGCCAGAACGCCCTGAACGCCGCGTACGTCGTTTATATACATGGCCGGGCCAAGGGCACTCCGCCTGAGCAGCTCGAAAGCCTGGTACGGCGCTGGTACGCGCTGTCGATCCTGACCGGGCGCTACTCGGGCAGCTCCGAGTCGGCTTTTGACCGCGACATCCGGCAGATCAACGAACGTGGCCTCGCCACGCACATCGGCGAAGTCATCAGCGCCACCCTCACCGACAGCTTCTGGACGGAGTTGCTGCCCCAGCAGATGGACACCTCTAGCGGCAATAGTCCCTTCTTCCTGGCGTACCAGGCCGCGCAGGTCAAGGCCAATGACCGGGGCTTTCTGTCTCAGGATCTCACCGTGCAAGACCTGCTTCTGCACAAGGTTGACGTTCACCATACGTATCCCGCCGACTTCCTCAAAAATCAGGGCCTGAACAAAGGTAAGTACAACCAAATCGCGAACTTTGTGCTGGCGCAGAGCGAGATCAACATCGCTATCGGCAATACTGACCCACAAATCTACTTCGAGAGATTAAAGAAGCAGGTGACTGGCGGCACCCCTGAAAAGACATACGGCGGCATCACCGACG